In a single window of the Mesoplodon densirostris isolate mMesDen1 chromosome 16, mMesDen1 primary haplotype, whole genome shotgun sequence genome:
- the GUSB gene encoding beta-glucuronidase isoform X1 produces MLRGLAGAWAVLVALLWGCGLALLQGGMLYPRESRSRERKELDGLWRFRADFSQNRRQGFEQQWYRTPLRESGPSLDMPVPSSFNDVGQDRRLRSFVGWVWYERETTLPQRWTEDLGTRVVLRIGSAHYYAIVWVNGVHVAEHEGGHLPFEADISKLVQSGPLSSCRITIAINNTLSPNTLPPGTILYKTDTSKYPKGYFVQNTNFDFFNYAGLHRTVLLYTTPTAYIDDITVTTHVDQDTGLVNYQIVIQGSEHFKLEVCLLDEEGNVVAKGTGGRGQLQVPSAHLWWPYLMHEHPAYLYSLEVKLTAQTAAGFVSDFYTLPVGIRTVAVTESQFLINGKPFYFHGVNKHEDADIRGKGFDWPLLVKDFNLLLWLGANAFRTSHYPYAEEVMQLCDRYGIVVIDESPGVGIVLAQSYSNVSLQHHLEVMEEMVRRDKNHPAVVMWSVANEPASFLKPAGYYFKTLIAHTKALDPSRPVTFVTNSNYEADLAVPYVDVICVNSYYSWYHDYGHMEVIQLQLATQFESWHKTYQKPIIQSEYGAETITGFHEDPPLMFSEEYQKGLLEQYHVVLDQKRKEYVVGELIWNFADFMTDQSPQRPIGNRKGIFTRQRQPKSAAFLLRERYWKLANETKYHRSAVKSQCVGNSPFTF; encoded by the exons ATGCTCCGGGGGCTGGCGGGAGCCTGGGCCGTGCTCGTCGCGCTGCTCTGGGGCTGCGGGCTGGCGCTGCTGCAGGGCGGGATGCTCTACCCCCGGGAGAGCCGGTCGCGGGAACGCAAGGAGCTGGACGGCCTCTGGAGGTTCCGCGCCGACTTCTCCCAGAACCGGCGCCAGGGCTTCGAGCAGCAGTGGTACCGGACGCCGCTGCGGGAG TCGGGCCCCAGCCTGGACATGCCAGTTCCCTCCAGCTTCAACGACGTGGGCCAGGATAGGCGGCTGCGGAGCTTTGTTGGCTGGGTGTGGTATGAACGGGAGACCACCTTGCCCCAGCGATGGACCGAGGACCTGGGCACAAGAGTGGTGCTGAGGATCGGCAGCGCCCACTACTACGCCATCGTG TGGGTGAATGGGGTCCATGTGGCAGAGCACGAGGGGGGCCATCTCCCCTTCGAGGCTGACATCAGCAAGCTGGTCCAGAGTGGGCCCCTGTCCTCCTGCCGCATTACCATCGCCATCAACAACACGCTCTCCCCCAACACCCTGCCACCAGGGACCATCCTCTACAAGACGGACACCTCCAA GTACCCCAAGGGTTACTTTGTCCAGAACACAAACTTTGACTTCTTCAATTACGCGGGACTGCATCGGACTGTGCTACTCTACACCACGCCTACCGCCTACATCGATGACATCACCGTCACCACCCACGTGGACCAAGACACTG GGCTGGTGAATTACCAGATCGTCATCCAGGGCAGTGAGCACTTCAAGCTGGAAGTGTGTCTTCTGGATGAGGAAGGCAATGTCGTGGCCAAGGGGACAGGAGGCCGGGGCCAGCTGCAGGTGCCCAGTGCCCACCTCTGGTGGCCATACCTGATGCACGAGCACCCTGCCTACCTGTACTCGTTGGAG GTGAAGCTGACCGCACAGACAGCTGCTggctttgtgtctgacttctacACCCTCCCCGTGGGGATCCGCACTGTGGCTGTCACAGAGAGCCAGTTCCTCATCAACGGGAAGCCTTTCTATTTCCACGGGGTGAACAAGCATGAGGATGCAGAC ATCCGAGGGAAGGGCTTTGACTGGCCGCTGCTGGTGAAGGACTTCAACCTGCTTCTCTGGCTGGGCGCCAATGCCTTCCGCACCAGCCACTACCCCTACGCAGAGGAGGTGATGCAGCTCTGCGACCGCTATGGGATCGTGGTCATCGACGAGAGTCCCGGCGTGGGCATCGTGCTGGC CCAGAGCTACAGCAACGTGTCTCTGCAGCACCACCTGgaggtgatggaggagatggTCCGCAGGGACAAGAATCATCCGGCTGTTGTGATGTGGTCTGTGGCCAACGAGCCCGCTTCCTTCCTGAAACCGGCTGGTTACTACTTTAA GACGCTGATTGCCCACACCAAAGCCTTGGACCCCTCCCGGCCCGTGACCTTTGTGACCAACTCCAACTATGAAGCAGACCTGGCG GTGCCATACGTGGACGTCATCTGTGTGAACAGTTACTACTCCTGGTATCATGACTACGGGCACATGGAAGTGATTCAGCTGCAGCTGGCAACCCAGTTTGAGAGCTGGCATAAGACCTACCAGAAGCCAATTATTCAGAGTGAATACGGAGCAGAAACCATCACAGGGTTTCACGAG GATCCACCTCTGATGTTCAGTGAAGAGTACCAGAAAGGCCTGCTTGAGCAGTATCACGTGGTTCTGGATCAGAAACGAAAAGAATATGTGGTTGGAGAGCTCATCTGGAATTTTGCTGATTTTATGACTGACCAGT